Below is a window of Bacillota bacterium DNA.
GTGGTGGTCTACCTGACCGCCTCGGCGCTCCTGGCCGGCTGGCTCGCCCTGAGCGGCCGTCCTCTCCTGCCCGCGGGCGGGCGGGAGTGGGCGCTGATGGCGGGCCTCGCCGTCGGTCCCACCATCTTCGGCCACACCCTCTTCAGCTGGGCGCTGGGCTGGCTGCCCGCGCAGCTGGTCTCGGTCAGCATCCTGGGCGAGCCGGTGGGCGCCGGCCTGCTGGCCTGGCTCCTCCTGGGCGAGCGCCCCTCGGTGGGGGCGGTGGCGGGCGACCTGATGATCCTGACCGGGATCGCTCTCAGCCTGCGGCTGCCGCCCGCCGCCCGCCGCCTGCACGCGGACGGCCGCACCGGCGGAGCCGCCGCCTCAGGGGCAGAGGCCGCCTCCCGACCGCGCCCGCTCGGCCACCAGCGCCAGGGCTAGCGTGGCCAGCCCTTCCTCCCCCGCCGGTTCCAGCTCCGTCAGCCGCACCCGTCGTTCCTCCGCGGCCTCGGGCCGCCCCGCGCAGAGGAGCGCCCAGGCCTCCAGCGCAAGGCCGACCGCGTCCCGCCGCCCCGCCGGGCTCTCGCCCAGCTGGCGCTCCAGCAGCGCCCGGTAGGCGGCGCCGCGCGGGTCGACCACGTCGAAGGGCACCCCCGCCACCAGCAGGGGGGCGCGCACGGCGGCGGGGAGCACCGCCGAGGCGGCCGCCTCCACGGCCGCCGACACTTCCTTCCAGAGGCGGACCAGGCGGCCGGCGAGCGGGGCCAGCGCGAACCAGCGATCCATGGCGTTGAGCCCGGCGAAGACGGCCGCCAGGGCGGCCGCCCGCTCCGCCGCCGCGACACCCGCCGGCTCCTCCTCGCCCTCCGGGAGCGCCCCGGCCAGCTCGAGGAGCGCCGTGACGGCCGCCCTCACGGGCTGCGCCAGCCTCCCAGGGACGGCGGCCAGGCCATGACGCTCCAGGTGGCGGGCCAGCGTCCAGAGCCAGGTGCCCGTCGCCGCCGCGCCCGAGAGGCCTCCCGCCTCCGGTCCGCCCCTCCCCCCCGGCGCCAGCCGATAGGCGGAGGGAAGCCAGGCACCGCCCGCCCGGCCCCTCCCGCCGCCCGCCCCCTCGGCCGCCCGGCGGAGGAGACGGCCCGCCCAGAGGTGGAAGGCCCGCGCCCGCTCCCCCTCGCCGGCCAGGTCCAGCGCCCAGGCCGCCCAGGCGCCCGCCGTCAGCGGCGCCCGCCCCTCCCCGGCCAGGAAGGCCCCGTTGGCCCGCTGCCGCGCCCGCAGCGCGGCGGCCAGCGCCTCCGCGCCCGCGGGCAGGCGGTCCGGCTCAGCCATCCCGCTCCTCCCCGGGCGCGTCGCCCGCCTCCAGGAGCTCCCGGTAGAGCAGCTCGCCCGCGGCCGCCAGGACGGCCCGGGCCTCCTCCGGGTGGGCGAAGCCCTCGGTGAAGGCGGCCACCGCCCAGACGCCGTTGGGCAGGTAGAGGAGGCCCGCGTCGTGCAGCCGGCCCCGCACCCAGCCCGTCTTGTGCGCCCAGCGCCAGCGCGGGGCCTGCCCCACTTCCTCGGGGTCGGGGTCGGGCAGGCGGGCCGCCAAGTCCAGGTCCAGCTGCTGCGCCTCCAGGATGGCCACCATACGCCGGCAGGCATCGTAGGAGACGACCCGGCCGAGGCCGATCAGCCGCAGCAGGCGGGCCGTCTCGCCGGCCGTCATCTCGTTCCGCGGCCCCGGGGGGACCGGCACCACCTGGAGCTTCTGGCGCACGGCGATGCCCGGCAGGCCGAGCGCGCGCATGCGCGCGCTGATGGCCTCCGCGCCCAGACGGTCGATGAGCACGTTGGTGGCGGTGTTGTCGCTGACGATCATCATCAGCGTCACCAGGTCGACCAGGGGGTAGCGCCGCCCGGGGAGCAGGTACTGGAGGACCCCCGAGCCGGTCACCATGTCGGCGGCGCGGACCGGCAGCTCCTCCTCCAGGTCGACGCGCCCCTCCGCAGCCTGGGCGAAGGCCTCCACCATCACCGCCAGCTTGATCACGCTGGCGGGATAGAAGGGCCTCTCCGCCTCTCGCGCGTAGAGACGGCCGCGGTGCAGCCCCTCCACCACCAGCGCCACGCGCCCCGGCGCCGCCTCCAGGAGCGGGTCGAGGCGCGCCGCCAACCGCCCCGCCAGCCCGTTCCCCGTCTCCATCCCGCTCATCCCGTCCCCCCTCCCGGCATCAAGAAGCCGAAGCCCCCCACCTCCACCCGC
It encodes the following:
- a CDS encoding class A beta-lactamase-related serine hydrolase; protein product: MSGMETGNGLAGRLAARLDPLLEAAPGRVALVVEGLHRGRLYAREAERPFYPASVIKLAVMVEAFAQAAEGRVDLEEELPVRAADMVTGSGVLQYLLPGRRYPLVDLVTLMMIVSDNTATNVLIDRLGAEAISARMRALGLPGIAVRQKLQVVPVPPGPRNEMTAGETARLLRLIGLGRVVSYDACRRMVAILEAQQLDLDLAARLPDPDPEEVGQAPRWRWAHKTGWVRGRLHDAGLLYLPNGVWAVAAFTEGFAHPEEARAVLAAAGELLYRELLEAGDAPGEERDG